A window of Candidatus Nitrospira allomarina genomic DNA:
CGGCGTCATAGGCTTCTTTGACCATCAGACGGAAATCTTTATCCGGATGGGCTTTGGCGAATTTTGTGATCCCACCACTGATCATATAGACCGGTCTCATCGGGGCAGTCCTTTTACGAATTCCACAATGCGTGACATCGAGGTACCGGGAGGGAACAGGGCCCGCACACCGTTTTCCATCAGAGGGCCGACATCATCAGAGGGGATAATGCCTCCACCGAAGACGACGATATCCTCGGCATCATGCGTTTTTAGTAATTCCAGTACCCGTGGAAACAGAGAGGAATGGGCACCGGAATGAATGCTGAGGCCTATCGCGTTCACGTCTTCTTGAATGGCGATATTGACGACCTGCTCGGGGGTTTGATGTAACCCGGTATAAATGACCTCCACGCCGGAGTCTCGTAGGGCTCGTGCCACCAGTTTCACGCCGCGATCGTGGCCATCCAAACCAACCTTTCCGATCAGGACTCGAATGGGCGTCGTCGCTGTGGTCATGCTGTTCTCGCTTCCTCTGCAGGTTTCAAGAAGTATTTGCCTTCCGTGTCTTTGTGGACGTACCCCATCTCGATCCGGGGGTCATGTTCAAAAATCAGGAGCCATCCTTCTTCGTAGGCTTGATCAAGAATCCATCGTTTGGTTTCCAGCGTCTGTAGCGGAAAGAGGTCGTAGCCCATAATGTAGGGGAGCGGCAGGTGAGAGACCGTGGGAATACAATCACCTAAAAAGAAGGCCGTGTGTCCTTCGGATTCAATTTTAATGCTTTGGTGGTATTTGGTATGACCGGGGGTAACCACCATCGAGACACCGGGCAGCCACTCGGTCGTACCTGTGACAAACTCACACTGGTGATGTTCCAGAATAGGAATGAAATTTTCCTGACGGTAACTGGCCTTGGTCCGTTCATTCGCCTTGATGGCATCCTCAAATTCTCCGCGTTGCACCAGATAGCGGGCCATCGGAAACGTCGGGATCGTCTGTCCTTTTTCATTACACCGCGTGTTGCCTCCGGCATGATCGAAATGGAGATGGGTATTGATCACCATATCGATATCCTTCGGGGCAAGGCGGAAGTGGTGTAAGGCATCATGAAGGGAGAAGGATTGATCTACGGCAAACATTCGATGAAATTTTTTGTCCTGTTTTGAGCCCAGTCCCGTATCGACGAGGATGTTCTTCCCATGTGCCTGAATCAGCAGACAGGTCAAGCTGAGCGGGATGCGGTGGTGATCGTCGGCGGGACAACATTTCTCCCAGAGCACTCTGGGGACCACCCCGAACATTGCTCCGCCGTCAAGCCGGAACCGGCCGTCTGTCACAGGATAAATGTTAAATTGTCCAAGTTTCACAGGATTGGTCCCTTCTGTTTTGAGTTAAGGGTTTTCCGGCTACAGGAACAAGGATGAGATCTGTATGCCGGTTTGCTCTGTTACCTCCTTGCGAATTGGGTCCTAAAGGCCAACATGGCTTATGGTCCTCAGGCAGCGACAACAGTTCATAACACCACAGGTTCACGATAGGTTCCAAAGACTTCCTTTAAGGCTCCACACATTTCTCCCAATGTGGCCTTGGCTTTGACCGCGTGCATCAGGTGTGGCAACAGATTTTCGCCGGATTGCGCGAACCATTGAATTCCATGAAGCGCTTCAGTCACTTTCTTGGGGTCCCGTTTGGCGCGAAACGAACGTAATCGTTCCCGCTGATACTGTTCGACTTCCTTCCCGATTCGCAGGGTGGGAATGGTGTACTGCTCCGACTCAACGTACTCATTGACCCCGACGATGATGCGTTCTTTCCGGTCGATTTCTTCCTGGTAGTGCTGGGACGCCTCCAGAATTTCTCGTTGTGGGAACCCCCGTTCGATGGCGGCCAACATGCCACCCATGGCATCCAGCTTGCGAAAGTATTCGCGGGCATCTTCTTCCATCCGGTTGGTGAGGTGTTCAATAAAGTAGGAACCGGCCAGAGGATCAACCGTGTTGGTGACCCCGCTCTCATGAGCAATGATCTGTTGGATCCGTAACGCCAGCGTTACGGCCTCCTGAGTGGGCAGAGACAGCGTCTCATCCATGGAATTGGTATGGAGCGATTGCGTGCCGCCGAGCACAGCCGCCAGAGCCTGAAGGGTTGTGCGCACCACATTGTTCATGGGTTGCTGGGCCATGAGGGAACAGCCTGCTGTCTGGGCATGGCAGCGGAGCTGAAGCGAGCGTGGATTGTTGGGGTGGTATCGGTCTTTCATTTCCTGCGCCCACACGCGTCGTGCAGCACGAAACTTGGCAATTTCCTCAAAAAAGTCGTTATGCGAATTAAAGAAAAAGGACAGTTGCGGGGCAAAGGCGTCGATCGGCAATCCTGCCTGAACGGCGGCATCGACATAGGTCAGCCCGTCATACAGGGTAAAGGCCAGTTCCTGCACGGCCGTGGATCCTGCTTCCCGAATGTGATACCCGCTGATGCTGATGGGATGCCATTTCGGTACGTATTCACTGCAGTAGCCGATGGTGTCCGTGATCAATCGCATGTGGGGAGCAGGCGGAAACAACCATTCTTTTTGTGCGATATATTCTTTGAGAATATCGTTTTGAAGGGTGCCATTGAGCCGATTCAGGGGGATGCCTTGCCGTTCAGCCAGAGTGAGATACATGGCGAAGATTACCGCGGCCGGGCCATTAATCGTCATGGAAACCGATACCCGATCCAAAGGGATTCCGTTGAAGAGTGTGGCCATATCTTCCAGTGACGAGACCGCAACTCCACAATAGCCTACCTCCCCAAGAGCCTGCGGATCATCGGAATCCAGCCCCATGAGGGTCGGCATATCAAACGCGACGCTAAGACCGGTCTGTCCCTGATCCAGGAGATATTTGAAACGGGCATTGGTGTCATGAGCCGTCCCGAATCCCGCGAATTGGCGCATCGTCCATAGCCGACTGCGGTACATCGCCGGATGAATTCCACGTGTGTAGGGAAAGTCTCCAGGAAGCCCGAGGTCACGTTCAGGATCCCAATCTTTGAGGTCTTCCTGCGTATACCGATCGGCAATCGGCAGTCCGGACAAGGAGGTACACGGCGTCTTTCTGTCCTGAGGATGGGGAGAGGCCGGATGTTCTTCAGCCGAACACTTCTGATGGCCTACCGGTGAATCGTGAGCAATCTTCATGGCGTCATATCCTGACAAGGGAATCAAGGGTGATAGCTGTAGAATCCTTTTCCTGACTTTCGACCCAACCAACCCGCCTCAACATATTTTCGAAGAAGCGGACACGGGCGAAACTTTTGATCGCCAAATTCTTGATATAAAATTTCGCAAATGTTGAGCACGGTATCCAAACCGATCCGATCGGCTAACGCCAGCGGCCCTACGGGATGGTTGGTGCCATGAGTCATGGCCTTGTCGATCATGTCCGCAGTGGCAATGCCTTCGGCGAACGCAAAGATGGCTTCATTGACCATCGGCATGAGCAGGCGATTGACAATGAAACCTGGAGAATCTTTGGATTCCACCACAACTTTTCCCATGCGGTCGGCAAATCCGGCAAGAAGAGAGATGGTCTCATCGCTGGTGCGCAACCCTCGAACGAGTTCCACCAATTTCATGACCGGGACCGGATTCATAAAATGCATGCCGGCTACCTGAGCGTCCCGCCCCGACATGGCCCCTAATTTTGTGATGGATATCGAGGAGGTATTGCTGGCCAGGATCACATCCGGTTTGCAGATGGCTCCAAGCTGTCGGAACAGCTCGCATTTCATTTCAGAATTTTCGGGTGCGGCTTCCAGGATCAGGTGACGATCAGTCATGTCCCCGAGGGATTGGGTGGTCCGGATTCGTTTCAAGGCCGCTTCCCCCTCCGAAGCCGGGATGATGCCATCCTGAATTTGTTTGTCGAATCCCTTGTGAATGCGTTCAAGTGCCGCTTCCAGGGATCCGGTGTGGATATCGTAGAGGAGGACCTCACAGCCTGCGAGCGCAGATACAAACGCAATGCCCGCACCCATTTGACCGGCTCCTACGACACCCATGGTTTGTATGGCCTGTGATGGCATGTTCGCTTCTTCTCCAGTCAAAACAGAAACGTGATCGAGAATACTATGCGCTAGGTCATGCGTTCGATCACCACAGCCAGGGCTTCGCCTCCACCAATACAGAGACTGGCAAGCCCCAAACGGCCACCTCTGGCTTCCAGTGCGTAAAGCAGTGTGGTCATAATCCGTGAGCCGGTAGCTCCGATTGGATGGCCAAGCGCCACGGCGCCTCCGTTCACATTGACTTTTGCCGGGTCCAGGCTGAGTTCCCGGTTAATTGCAAGAGACACCGAGCTAAAGGCTTCATTGATTTCAAAGAGATCAATCCGCTCGATCGACAGGTTTGTCTGCTTTAGAACTTTTGTGATGGCGTGAACCGGGGCCATGGTAAACCACTCCGGTGCTAATGCGGCGCCGGCATACCCGATGATTCGTGCCAACGGTTTGATGCCATGGCGTTCGGCCTCTCTTTCTTCCATCAGAACAAGGGCAGCCGCACCGTCATTGCAAGATGGGGAATTGCCGACTGTCAACACGCCGTCTTCTTTGAACGCCGGCTTCAAGCTGGCAAGTTTTTCAAGATTCACGCGATTCGGTTCCTCATCGTCGGTGACGAGAAGGGGCTCGCCTTTTTTTTGAGGCACTTCGACGGAAACAATTTCCTGTTTGAATGCGCCATTCGCGATGGCCATGCGGGCCCGGCGGTAGCTTTCAATCGTAAAGTCATCAAGGGCCTGCCGGCTCAGTTGATACTTGGACGCGCAGAGTTCCCCACCCTGACCCATATGGAAATCGTTATAGACGTCCCAGAGTCCATCCTTAATCAGGCTATCGACCAGTTCCCCATGGCCCAGCCGGTAGCCTTGTCTGGCCCTGGTCAGGAGGTAGGGGGCGCCGGTCATGCTTTCCATGCCTCCGGCAACCAGAATGCGGGCTTCCCCTAATTTGATGGCTTGAGTGGCCATAATGATGGCCATGAGACTGGATCCGCAGACCTTGTTGATGGTGGTTGCGCCCACTGAGTCGGGCAGGCCGGCTCCAAGCGCGGCCTGCCGAGCGGGTGCCTGTCCGAGACCGGCAGCCAGCACGCAACCCATATAGACCTCGTCCACCAACGCCCCTGACAAGTGAACGCGATGTAAGCTTTCCCCAATGGCCAGGCTTCCGAGTTTCGTCGCGGGAACCGGGCTGAAGACCCCCTGAAAGCTTCCCATGGGAGTGCGGACCGCACTCACAATAACCGCATGTCTAACATCCTTCATGAGGTGACCTCCCAGGACGGTTGTTCCAGGACAGATTTCACCATGAGCATAAATTGATCTGCCGTGGCTCCATCGATGACCCGATGATCAAAGGCAAGGCTCAAGTAGGCCATGGGGCGGACTTCAATTGACTCGTTCACGACCACTGCTCGCCGCTGAACAGCGCCAACTCCAAGAATGGCGATTTGCGGTTGGTTGATGATCGGAGTGCTAAAGAGGCTGCCAGTCCCTCCATGATTGGTGATGGTGAAGGTTCCTCCTTGGACTTCCTCGGGCTGGAGTTGTTTGCTTCGTGCCCGTTGAGACAGATCAGCGACTTCTTTACCCAATTGCCGAAGATCTTTTTGAGCGGCATGTTTGACAACGGGAACCAATAATCCTTCTTCTACGGCGACAG
This region includes:
- a CDS encoding MBL fold metallo-hydrolase, whose protein sequence is MKLGQFNIYPVTDGRFRLDGGAMFGVVPRVLWEKCCPADDHHRIPLSLTCLLIQAHGKNILVDTGLGSKQDKKFHRMFAVDQSFSLHDALHHFRLAPKDIDMVINTHLHFDHAGGNTRCNEKGQTIPTFPMARYLVQRGEFEDAIKANERTKASYRQENFIPILEHHQCEFVTGTTEWLPGVSMVVTPGHTKYHQSIKIESEGHTAFFLGDCIPTVSHLPLPYIMGYDLFPLQTLETKRWILDQAYEEGWLLIFEHDPRIEMGYVHKDTEGKYFLKPAEEARTA
- a CDS encoding cobalamin B12-binding domain-containing protein, with product MTTATTPIRVLIGKVGLDGHDRGVKLVARALRDSGVEVIYTGLHQTPEQVVNIAIQEDVNAIGLSIHSGAHSSLFPRVLELLKTHDAEDIVVFGGGIIPSDDVGPLMENGVRALFPPGTSMSRIVEFVKGLPR
- a CDS encoding acyl-CoA mutase large subunit family protein, coding for MKIAHDSPVGHQKCSAEEHPASPHPQDRKTPCTSLSGLPIADRYTQEDLKDWDPERDLGLPGDFPYTRGIHPAMYRSRLWTMRQFAGFGTAHDTNARFKYLLDQGQTGLSVAFDMPTLMGLDSDDPQALGEVGYCGVAVSSLEDMATLFNGIPLDRVSVSMTINGPAAVIFAMYLTLAERQGIPLNRLNGTLQNDILKEYIAQKEWLFPPAPHMRLITDTIGYCSEYVPKWHPISISGYHIREAGSTAVQELAFTLYDGLTYVDAAVQAGLPIDAFAPQLSFFFNSHNDFFEEIAKFRAARRVWAQEMKDRYHPNNPRSLQLRCHAQTAGCSLMAQQPMNNVVRTTLQALAAVLGGTQSLHTNSMDETLSLPTQEAVTLALRIQQIIAHESGVTNTVDPLAGSYFIEHLTNRMEEDAREYFRKLDAMGGMLAAIERGFPQREILEASQHYQEEIDRKERIIVGVNEYVESEQYTIPTLRIGKEVEQYQRERLRSFRAKRDPKKVTEALHGIQWFAQSGENLLPHLMHAVKAKATLGEMCGALKEVFGTYREPVVL
- a CDS encoding 3-hydroxyacyl-CoA dehydrogenase family protein, translated to MPSQAIQTMGVVGAGQMGAGIAFVSALAGCEVLLYDIHTGSLEAALERIHKGFDKQIQDGIIPASEGEAALKRIRTTQSLGDMTDRHLILEAAPENSEMKCELFRQLGAICKPDVILASNTSSISITKLGAMSGRDAQVAGMHFMNPVPVMKLVELVRGLRTSDETISLLAGFADRMGKVVVESKDSPGFIVNRLLMPMVNEAIFAFAEGIATADMIDKAMTHGTNHPVGPLALADRIGLDTVLNICEILYQEFGDQKFRPCPLLRKYVEAGWLGRKSGKGFYSYHP
- a CDS encoding thiolase family protein → MKDVRHAVIVSAVRTPMGSFQGVFSPVPATKLGSLAIGESLHRVHLSGALVDEVYMGCVLAAGLGQAPARQAALGAGLPDSVGATTINKVCGSSLMAIIMATQAIKLGEARILVAGGMESMTGAPYLLTRARQGYRLGHGELVDSLIKDGLWDVYNDFHMGQGGELCASKYQLSRQALDDFTIESYRRARMAIANGAFKQEIVSVEVPQKKGEPLLVTDDEEPNRVNLEKLASLKPAFKEDGVLTVGNSPSCNDGAAALVLMEEREAERHGIKPLARIIGYAGAALAPEWFTMAPVHAITKVLKQTNLSIERIDLFEINEAFSSVSLAINRELSLDPAKVNVNGGAVALGHPIGATGSRIMTTLLYALEARGGRLGLASLCIGGGEALAVVIERMT